The Macaca thibetana thibetana isolate TM-01 chromosome 11, ASM2454274v1, whole genome shotgun sequence genome window below encodes:
- the CDKN1B gene encoding cyclin-dependent kinase inhibitor 1B, with translation MSNVRVSNGSPSLERMDARQAEHPKPSACRNLFGPVDHEELTRDLEKHCRDMEEASQRKWNFDFQNHRPLEGKYEWQEVEKGSLPEFYYRPPRAPKGACKVPAQESQDVSGSRPAAPLIGAPANPEDTHLVDPKTDPSDSQTGLAEQCAGIRKRPATDDSSTQNKRANRTEENVSDGSPNAGSVEQTPKKPGLRRRQT, from the exons ATGTCAAACGTGCGAGTGTCTAACGGGAGCCCTAGCCTAGAGCGGATGGACGCCAGGCAGGCGGAGCACCCCAAGCCCTCGGCCTGCAGGAACCTCTTCGGCCCGGTGGACCACGAAGAGTTAACCCGGGACTTGGAGAAGCACTGCAGAGACATGGAAGAGGCGAGCCAGCGCAAGTGGAATTTCGATTTTCAGAATCACAGACCCCTAGAGGGCAAGTACGAGTGGCAAGAGGTGGAGAAGGGCAGCTTGCCTGAGTTCTACTATAGACCCCCGCGGGCCCCCAAAGGCGCCTGCAAGGTGCCGGCGCAGGAGAGCCAGGATGTCAGCGGGAGCCGCCCGGCGGCGCCTTTAATTGGGGCTCCGGCTAACCCTGAGGACACGCATTTGGTAGACCCAAAGACTGATCCGTCGGACAGCCAGACGGGGTTAGCGGAGCAGTGCGCAGGAATAAGGAAGCGACCTGCAACCGACG ATTCTTCCACTCAAAACAAAAGAGCCaacagaacagaagaaaatgtttcagaCGGTTCCCCAAATGCCGGTTCTGTGGAGCAGACGCCCAAGAAGCCTGGCCTCAGAAGACGTCAAACGTAA